One Benincasa hispida cultivar B227 chromosome 5, ASM972705v1, whole genome shotgun sequence genomic window carries:
- the LOC120077894 gene encoding peptidyl-prolyl cis-trans isomerase CYP40-like, with protein sequence MGRIRCFLDISIGGDLEGRIVVELYDDIVPKTAENFRALCTGEKGIGPHTGVPLHFKGSCFHLVIKGFMVQGGDISAGDGTGGESIYGMKFDDENFEVKHERKGMLSMANSGPNTNGSQFFITTTRTPHLDGKHVVFGKVLKGMGVVRSIEHATTGDDNCPTADVIIVDCGEIPEGADDGISNFFNDGDTFPDWPADLEQSSDELEWWVNAVDSVKVFGNEHYKKQDYKMALRKYRKALRYLDICWEKEGIDEEKSSYLRKTKSQIFTNSSACKLKLGDLKGALLDTDFAMRDGDNNVKALFRQGQAYMALNDIDSAVESFKKASDLEPNDAAIKKELAAARKKIADRRNQERKAYSKMFQ encoded by the exons TTGTGGTGGAGCTTTACGACGATATAGTGCCTAAAACAGCTGAGAATTTCAGGGCTCTTTGCACTGGCGAGAAGGGCATTGGTCCTCATACCGGCGTTCCCCTTCATTTCAAG gGGTCATGTTTCCACCTTGTTATAAAAGGATTCATGGTACAAGGTGGAGATATTTCTGCTGGAGATGGTACTGGTGGAGAGTCTATATATGGCATGAAATTCGATGACGAAAATTTTGAGGtgaaacatgaaagaaaaggaaTGTTGTCTATGGCTAATTCTGGTCCCAACACAAATGGGTCCCAATTTTTTATCACAACTACTCGAACTCCTCATTTAGATGGGAAACATGTAGTGTTTGGGAAGGTTCTGAAAGGAATGGGTGTTGTTCGTTCAATTGAGCATGCTACAACTGGTGACGATAACTGCCCTACTGCCGATGTTATTATTGTGGATTGTGGAGAAATTCCTGAGGGAGCAGATGATGGaatttcaaactttttcaaTGATGGGGATACGTTTCCTGATTGGCCAGCTGACCTGGAACAAAGCTCTGATGAACTTGAATGGTGGGTGAATGCAGTTGATTCTGTGAAGGTTTTTGGCAACGAGCATTACAAG AAGCAAGACTACAAGATGGCTCTCAGAAAGTATAGGAAGGCTTTACGCTACCTTGATATCTGCTGGGAAAAAGAAGGAATCGATGAAG AGAAGAGTTCATATCTTAGAAAAACTAAATCACAGATATTCACAAACAGTTCG GCTTGTAAATTGAAGTTAGGGGATCTAAAAGGAGCATTGCTAGACACTGATTTTGCAATGCGTGACGGAGACAACAATGTTAAGGCTTTGTTTCGCCAAGGTCAG GCATACATGGCTCTTAATGACATTGATTCTGCTGTCGAAAGTTTCAAAAAGGCATCAGATTTGGAGCCAAATGATG CTGCCATAAAGAAAGAGCTTGCTGCCGCGAGGAAAAAG ATTGCTGACAGACGTAATCAAGAAAGAAAGGCATATAGCAAGATGTTCCAGTAG